A region of the Ischnura elegans chromosome 11, ioIscEleg1.1, whole genome shotgun sequence genome:
caaaatttgggcaatttgatgtatggaggttcactatagagaggttttagtgatatgcaccaatttttcatatcctttggaaatgaaaggcactacatactgtcttttaaaccattatatttatgcgtttaaataaacattcatgcattagtgaacatatatttattatttaatgacaaCACAAATTAAGGGAGCGCTATCGTgtgatttttgccatgatttgagagaaaatgatgtgatctctcttaattcaacagtcactttaaatgattaggatagttggatatgttttttttatttactgttaggcATACTCTCGTACGGAAATGGCCAAATActcaaaatggccataactaatggttaacgtgaaaattacagaatatgaaaggtgtaaaagaaaagaaaatgagcgtgaaacatttatcgctgaaaatgtcattccatgtatgtaatcgcggctgcattaatggtctctggttgtcttggtacaatttgcagaggtagttaggcagtctcgggggtgtctccttggtatgataagtggaggttttacgatatgaagaggttcactataaagaggtttgccaataaatttacatgtaaatctgacgggaccgtaggggtggtatgaagtatggaggtttatgatgtaaagaggttcactacagagaggttttactgtatattcttttttcttgattgaagcttttgcagctcatggtgattaaaagagagggacatacgggtgtatgccgcgagACGTAgaggagattgccccgacgtttcgtgaccggctgctggtcacttcttcaagggaatgatgctgggatttggtttttgcttgctgcctttttatttcaggtagagggggtgggtggagggtgtgaggaatggagggggaagatgacaaaatgttgtggatgactgggttccatgtactGCTGATTCTAGAATAATTATAACAGAGATCCTGTATTGAGAACCAGCAGTACATATGGTATCTCGgttataattattctaaacacacttCCATAATGCACCTAATTACTCTGTGATAAAATTGTCGCACTATGAGATTTTGCATTACATTTCGAAGTAAAAAATTGTGGGCTTTTCTAttgcaaatattaaatttaaatgttcccCCATGTGCCCTCTTTTCTCTTGATCCTATTTTAATTCATTACCTCTTTCTgagattgaattttataatttggtgATCCTATATTACTATCTATTTGAATGTCACTGATTGCTCTATTTAGTTTCCATAATATGACATAGTAATCACATTTGGTTGTGATAATAGGAATTTCAGGTTCACTATGTgcgcaatattttaatttttttgattgtgTCATTTAAACAATATGTTCAATTAAAGTAGAATACATACTTCATCTCAGCCCTCAAATTGAAATGTTGTTTATCTACCGTGAAAAGTATGAATAGATCTCTGAAATAATGCTGTAACAATGGTTGCTCTTGAACATGCTTACAGTTTCCTCATAGCATTTAAACATTATAAAGACCTATCTGATTGTACGTATTTCTTCATGATTTATCTTCACCCAGGATACAACAGACCTGGCCTTATTGCTGGACGAGGGCAATCTGTCATTCACTGTGATTTTTCAAGACCTCCAAAAGGTGAAGAAGTTTGTGATGTAAATGGTAATGAATTCACTCCTTGCATTAGTGGGAATCGTTACGGCTATGACAGGGGTTCACCATGTATTTTCCTTTCACTTGATAAGGTAAGGTAATAAAGACTTGCTTCTTGCTTACTTCACTGCATATTGCACCGTGGCTCAATGGCATTAAGTTTTTCAATGATACAATCTTAAAggccatgcaaaaaatattttttgctcacTGTCGGGATATGTTGAAGAGATAGAAATGATAGAAGATGTAAATActgcttcaaattttcaatgctcagCAAGCAATTGTTAAATTTCTACACAAATCCAATCCATTAATTGACTATAGTCTGAAACGCTTTGTAACATTTGCTACTGCATCTTAAAATTGAAGAAGtgatttttcaattcattcattatacctttcttcaatttttctagaTTGTGGGGTGGACACCTGAGTTTTACAATGACTCTAGCTCGCTTCCTGCAGATATGCCGGAAGACCTCAAAAATCACATTGCTGATCTGAAAAGACGAGACCCAAAAACGGTGAGTGGTAAATAaccaaataatatttgaaaaaggctatttgggctttcagctgggtggtctctctccattccaCCGACTCGGGTGCCAATCTTGGATACGATGGAGCTATTGAAGGCCAAAATTGACCATGACACAGTGATTCTCTTTCATCACACCCTAACGACGACTTACTTCAAGTATGACAACACCTTCTACGAACAAACAGAAGCTGCTATGGGTTCTACTCTGTCTCCCGTGAACGTGATAGCCAACTTTTTCATGGAGGCTTTCGAAGAAGCACTTTCATCTGCTACCCTCAAGCGCAGATGCTTCTACCACTATGTCGATGATGCATTCATAATTTGGTCTCTTAGGAGGGAGAGCTTACAACATTTCCTGAGCCATATGAATAGTCAACATCCAAATATACGATTCACAATGGAAATTGAGAAAGACAATCGAATCCCATTTCTGGATATTCTTATCCATAGAAGGAATGACAGCATACTCGGTCACAGCATCTATCGCAAGCCAACCGACACGGACCTCCATTTGAATGGACAAAGTCATCGCCCAACGGAGAGCAGTTTTGTCCACCCTTTTTTATCGGGCCAAAGCCATAGCTGACCGAGGAAGCCTGACAAATGAGATTAGACATCTGAAGACCACCTATAGGCAAAATGGCTTCAGTAGCAAGGAGATACactcggccctaaaaaggaccttcCAAAACCAAGGCTCTTCAAAGGAAGAAGAAAGACCGAAACCCATCGCTAAAGCCATACTTCCCTATGTGTCTAaggtgtccgggaaaatttcaaggatcctccaAAAACACAGTATTGGCAGTCTTCCGACCATGCTTTAAACTCAGAGACCTACTTGTTAAAGccaaggatccttgtggtttcgAAACTCCAGGAGTCTATCAAATTCCTTGCGAGTATGGGTAGGTGTACATTGGGgaaatggtatttggaggaggcgaccgacagctgaggtcatttgccccATGAGGGAacggtatggaaggaagggtggagagaaacccggcgtcggcgttagcctgctcttaacgaaaggcgccaaggggaccacggcttaacgtcccatccgacggacggagtgttgtccttgaaatgtcctccacacagcattcaagcagggatcgggcagtctcttgaaattctctgccaccgccgggatttgaacccgagcccacggagtgggaagccaacactctagccaccacaccaacctgatccccttgGGGAAATGGGGAGAACCATTAAtaccaggatcaaagaacataagaggcaccttaggctctgccagcCAGAAAAATCCGCgtttgtagaacacgccattgaatgcgaccatagggtgaagtgggacgAAGTGAAATttctatgccgtgagactaaattctgggaaagattgattaaggaatccatcgagatccagccgacaagtaacaccctcaaccgtgatgctgggtattcactaagtaatgtatggaaactggcacttaggaaaataagattggctgcctcctgGCCAATCACGTTAGATCTTCCAACCGATGAAGAATATAtgagctggcaaacttcatccactcaccattagccctgagaatggaacccgactcgtgctCTGAAACGTCAGCAGAACGGAGaaagaccacccggctggaagcctgaTTAGCCTTTTTTGAgtatatttgccgggaaagcatcatatcttacttaaccctttcgctgctgctcTATCTCCGAAAAtctactcctcacatgcggcgaaaaggttaaaatgcgtttcgtgggcccatggagcaggtacttccaggatgggtgtggtacaccctccgaagggtcgctaatccgcggccttATCCTCGACGAGTCCACTCATGCAGGACCGTCTCTTcaaccctaccagcgggggcctacctcccgaaaagtaccgctgtgactgcaatttgaaaatcaatcaatcaatccgatcttcaaaaaattattgtttccatcgcactcctgccaatcaagcaatcaagcacGTCTATCAACCGTGTTTCTactatgaaaaataacgattttgttaactttgctaaaaacgtagCTGCGGACAACAGgaaaaatggtcattttaacaatgttaacaaaatcgttatttttcgttgcagaaacacggttcaaagacgtacttgattgcttcattggcaggagtgcgatgaagacaatcattttttgatgatcggattgattgattgattttcaaattgcagtcagagcagtcacttttcgggaggtaggctgcctgctggtagggtcgaggagatggtcctgcgtgggtgagctggtcggggatagggtcctggattagggacccttcaaagtgcttcggcaaaagtgctgaccgcatggtagggaggaagaaaaagtacgtccacaacagtctgccgtgcggacgtactaggtacgtccccagcagtgaaagggttaaccaaATAATATGTTTGATTATCTGGATATGCAATTGCCACTCGACGTATAACTACAATAATGCAGCGGGATACGTACATTTTAGTGTGGGTTCCTCCCCCTTGGCGTAGCGAATCGAATATTCTCAaaagtttttacccaaagttaggagaggagctgctggtggaTCAAGATCAGCTGGTAGATCAAAAGCTGGCATGGGTGGATAGAGAGGCCCTTCAGTTGCACAGGCTGTATGGCCCACGCTTCGACTCCTACTGAAGGTTACATTGTTACTGACCACTGACGAGAGACAATTGAATAATATCGAGTAATGACTGTCAGTGTCGACTGAGTCACTGATGTAGTGTCTCCACCATGCCATCATATAGGATAGGTGAAACTAGGATGTTTTCaacaaagaggaaggggaaaaggaaggtttAGATGTTCTTGAAAATGAAAGGTACAAATCCAGAGGCATAGTTTGACGTACGAGTGGGGACcgaaaaataattggaatttcaCAATAACTTTTTTATCCATTTCCAGATCACTACAGTACCACATGCGTGTGGGTATAATGAAGTAGGATTTATTACTGTAATTAATCTGTTCAGTGTTGCATATATGAGCTAAATTAGTGATTAATTACTTCAATGAACAGAGTAGTGTTTCCAGCTTGGGCATCATCAGTGGGGGGTGCAGAGGGGACATGCATCACCCAATATCTGGGGCCAATCATTGTGTATCTCTCATTATAGAAGATTGAAACAATAGATTTTCATTGGTAAATGAACCTACAAAACAGTACAGGGATTTACTTAatcatcactaatttaaatatgtatacaaaAGAGGTAAGGTATGCAGGCATAAATAACGAACTTTACACGAACTTCTTATAGAAATGATTGAGGGcctaatgaaaaatagtttatgtCTTATTCTCAGACCTACTGAATATACACGCAAAATTTCACACGAATTGGTCAAGTCATTTTGGAGTAGTTTTGTTACGAACGCGGTGACAAGAGAATTTTAGATACTAgatatattgaaaattataagtacatattgattttttaaaaagactGTAGTTTGGCAGGAAAGCATTTGatcatatttcattaattgattttattcttccatttcaGGCCAATCAACTGTGGGTGACCTGCAGTGGAGAGAATCCAGCTGATATTGAGAACTTGGGAGCAATGCAATACATCCCAGCGCGTGGATTTCCTGGTTACTTCTTCCCATTTTCAAATGCACAGGGAAATCTTAGCCCTCTGGTCGCTTTACGCCTTGAGAGACCTCAACGTaagtttttttaaccaatttttcctggaatttgtgttggttttcaatttttgtactgatagggtattttccttcatcaaagaaaacgaaatgcattcattaCAATttgttacccgccattagtgtattcatatgtGATGCCtatccacgttacgtcacagcgacctagacgctatacgagaagataagagttttacattgtctgagagcACCAAttaccagctagcaggtagcacttggcttaaataaggattattgataccctatcaaatgaaggaaactttccgaccttacgcaattttaaaaggtgattattaagacatgtttcccagagctctgtacctcatgcatgcattggtaatctcagatgatgtaaaactcctgactgctagcatctaggtccctatgacatCACGTGTAGTGGCTTTTTCACCCAgcagcagcaggaaccagaatgacgtcacatgggcttttcccagcattcatacttagccgtcgcatttttgtgcgcttgaaaattttcactttccatttaatcgcgaaatatagatatcgtcattaaaaaatttaaaagcgtggaatgcgtactccaggagtaataatctttcgatttaggcaataaaaaaataataggaaaccactctaatAAACGACCGTGGCCCCTTCCCACAAAGAGGgataatataagacgaggggtccaggtacctgctcccggatttcgaggatACGGCCAAAGTCCCACTTTTTTTTGGTCCAGAAACTAAGGCTTTCTGAACTCGCAactgtcataaaagggggagagcaaggaaacgtgaTGTCAGAGTGACTCGCGGAACTTCGGTTTTGCGGAAAAGGGTATCACCAATATTGCGAGCCAGCTATTCTCCTCCCCATGTGACGAGGCCGACTAGTCATCCACTCAACCCCTCCCCCAGCCCGGGCAATGACCTTCCTATCAATCTGAGCGGTACCTGCAACCTTTGCTCCTAAGGATTAACTTATATTGAGGGACCGTCCTCCGGGCGGTACCttgtcccttccttcccttactCGGTCGCGGGTCACTGTCTGACCTCTTCCGAGCATCCTTCCTTGGTTGCGAGTCACTGTCAGACCTCCTCCGGACTTCCTTCCTGCCTTCCCAGCCTCGCCAGGAGCCGTCGCACCGTCCGCACCCAAGTCGCCATCCGTCACAGGTCTCGTCTTCCGCTGAATGCATGTGAGTCGCCATTTCCCCCTTATCCGGTGTGCCTGATCGTCCAGTGTATCAGACTATTAAAAACCCATGAATTAATTCACTGTCTAGTTATTGAGAATACGCTCCCCACCAATATTGCTGCGACCGCCAATCACGCGGCAGTATATTTTCGACATTCGTTCTCCTGCGTAGAAAAATCTCCGATGAAAATTTGTGACTGTCTCCCAGGTCAAGAagcgtcctgccgcatatttttgtTATTCGTATCGAAAGGGTTTATAACCTTAATGCTGGCTCATGTTCCCTGCCACTGTGCAGCCAGCGCAGACACAGTAAATCGTTCTGCTTCCATGAGTTACTCTTGTATTCCAgtccatatattttcatttagtaAAAGCAGTTTCatttcagtaaaattatttttttcttttttctttccaggAGGTATTTTGTTGAATATCGAATGCAAATTATGGGCACGCAACCTGAAAAATTCTGCTCCTGAGAAGCAGGGTGTTCTCCACTTTGAACTCCTGGTTGATTAAACTGCTAGGTTGATGgaacaggaaaaaatatcaagCTCTCTTCCATGTAGTGTTAACCTTCAAGCTTTTGATTTGGTGCTAAAATTCTAATTCGATTATAAACTACCAGAAGGAGTGAATATGCTTCCATGTTggtaattaatatgaaaaaattgttgaatttaGACATGAATATTACTATTTTGTTATTCTTtgagagtgaaaaaatatattttaaatatttttgaaaaagaatgTGTAAAGAAGAATTAATACTGGCACGAGTCCCCATGTAATGTTGTTGATTTAAGTGTACGTGGTATACACTATCAGTATggtattttatatacatattttagtGTTGCTATACTACTATGGTAGCATTTACTAAAGTTTGACCTTAATATTCACTGTTGCCTCCCATGGACCAGCATCTCGGTATTGATAGGAAACTTAACCCAGGTATTATTTCTCTCaggaattttctttttaatttgtaatatgTATTAGTGCAATAACCATTACCCAAAAGTACCACCTGATTACCTAGTGCTAAAAATTGTTATTCCCATTTCACATGGGAGATAATTTCTTTATACTTTATCATATTAATATTGTATCATTAAGTAATGATACAAGGTGATATCTTGAGCCATAATTGTGATGATGACTGTGCATATTAAAAGGAATGGTAACTCTCTTGATAGTTAATTGTACTTTAGTGAGCCACTGTGGAAGTGTAATGAATTGAATCCTCATGGTAATCTTGTATGAATCTTATTGTTATCTATTATGTATCTCATTTAATCACGTATTCTGAGATTTTCACCCAATACGTAATCTACCTAACCAGGTTATTTACCAGCATCAAAATAGGTACTTGGCTTGTAATACTGATTTTTCTAATCTCTTttgatttatcataaaaaagTTTCTCTTACTTATGAATATAAAACTGTTTTGAATACC
Encoded here:
- the LOC124168043 gene encoding sodium/potassium-transporting ATPase subunit beta-2-like; protein product: MAFFPRKYFFLAFIISYFALINATTVPELKYHPKLPSLYEPTLIWYRANDEGNVTAMTQNLDKFLEGYNRPGLIAGRGQSVIHCDFSRPPKGEEVCDVNGNEFTPCISGNRYGYDRGSPCIFLSLDKIVGWTPEFYNDSSSLPADMPEDLKNHIADLKRRDPKTANQLWVTCSGENPADIENLGAMQYIPARGFPGYFFPFSNAQGNLSPLVALRLERPQRGILLNIECKLWARNLKNSAPEKQGVLHFELLVD